In Helianthus annuus cultivar XRQ/B chromosome 8, HanXRQr2.0-SUNRISE, whole genome shotgun sequence, a single genomic region encodes these proteins:
- the LOC110871783 gene encoding uncharacterized protein LOC110871783 — MFEHEHPLNLTDLWSEQLQRDEDHEEDKEENEDEVDAKQDFRCLCSRCHEEINWFHRYYYSCSTCSDFSIHKFCAELPDRLEDICEAGHTLGFCLVNYYWNCSICNRFRKPRELLYRCDLCDFKVDANCAKKRLQNNIIYHPSHKHPLVRIPRQILDECDACGKEHKGLFYHCPTCASSKFINSDCAFLPRKLQIQHTTNGIFSHIHPLTLAYSFPYADQISKKYPRCRVCRCGFDDSSHLWLYKCEKCRYYTHLDCATSPGTGKMIKNYDDVEHPDLLHLPFPDPSYSLLKHLFFKESGSKTHEVSHQHPLILEDSPTSSRISYHNPTKRIETLCNGCLRPITSGPVYVCSNEEGEHCNFVLHEWCSRLPTELKDHPHHPRHPLILHSKVIGKFFGVFACRLCGLNCNGFAYCCVKCDYYIDVNCAFVPKEITHNSHPNHLLTLDSPFFICHTCDYFRIPLWNALLIPETTTHKCDKHPMKLSYFPIENHMSDYFCEICEEDLNPEYTFYHCRECMQSMHTACAPSILRYETYAKDVEYGAYVHRYVNVKFGGTYNNIEVHPHPLSFVQGVESDGLCHEDGWRSLHYEMIFKCLTCEFAICYRCMKCLCEVFSV; from the exons ATGTTTGAGCACGAACATCCGTTAAATCTTACAGATTTGTGGTCGGAACAACTGCAACGTGACGAAGACCATGAAGAAGACAAGGAAGAGAACGAGGATGAAGTAGATGCAAAACAAGACTTCCGATGTTTGTGTTCCCGGTGTCATGAAGAAATCAACTGGTTCCATAGGTATTACTACTCTTGTTCTACATGTAGTGATTTTTCTATCCATAAGTTTTGTGCAGAGCTTCCCGATAGATTGGAAGACATTTGTGAGGCTGGTCATACTCTTGGCTTCTGCCTAGTTAACTACTATTGGAATTGTAGTATTTGTAATCGATTTAGGAAGCCTAGAGAGCTACTTTACCGCTGTGATCTTTGTGATTTTAAGGTTGATGCAAATTGTGCTAAAAAAAGGCTACAAAACAATATCATCTATCATCCTAGCCATAAACACCCACTAGTTCGCATCCCCAGACAAATTTTAGACGAGTGTGATGCATGCGGGAAGGAGCATAAAGGGCTCTTTTATCATTGTCCCACGTGTGCTAGTTCTAAATTCATTAATAGTGATTGTGCTTTTCTACCGAGAAAATTGCAAATCCAACATACGACAAATGGTATCTTCTCCCATATTCATCCTCTCACCCTCGCTTATTCCTTTCCATATGCGGATCAAATATCCAAAAAATACCCACGGTGTAGGGTATGCCGTTGTGGGTTTGATGATAGTTCACATCTTTGGCTATATAAATGCGAGAAATGCAGATACTATACCCATCTAGATTGCGCAACATCTCCAG GTACGGGCAAAATGATTAAAAACTATGACGATGTTGAACACCCTGATCTTCTTCATCTTCCATTTCCTGATCCATCTTATAGCCTACTAAAACACTTGTTTTTCAAAGAAAGTGGATCAAAAACACATGAAGTGAGTCATCAACACCCACTCATTCTGGAAGATAGCCCCACCTCTTCAAGAATATCCTACCATAACCCAACAAAGAGGATTGAAACTTTGTGCAATGGATGTTTAAGACCAATTACGAGTGGGCCAGTTTACGTGTGTTCTAATGAGGAGGGGGAGCATTGCAACTTTGTGCTCCACGAGTGGTGCTCCCGACTGCCTACTGAACTAAAAGACCACCCTCATCACCCACGACACCCCCTGATTCTCCATTCAAAAGTCATTGGTAAGTTTTTCGGGGTCTTCGCTTGTCGTCTTTGCGGGTTAAATTGCAATGGATTTGCTTATTGTTGTGTCAAATGCGATTACTACATCGATGTTAATTGTGCCTTCGTACCTAAAGAAATCACTCACAATTCTCACCCGAATCACCTCCTTACATTAGATAGTCCATTCTTCATTTGCCATACTTGTGATTACTTTAGAATACCCTTGTGGAATGCTTTGTTGATACCAGAGACAACTACACACAAGTGTGACAAGCATCCTATGAAACTGAGTTACTTTCCCATTGAGAACCATATGAGTGACTATTTTTGTGAAATTTGTGAGGAGGATTTAAATCCTGAGTATACATTCTATCATTGTCGTGAGTGTATGCAATCTATGCATACAGCTTGTGCTCCGTCAATACTTCGTTATGAAACATATGCCAAAGATGTTGAATATGGTGCTTACGTTCATCGCTATgtaaatgtgaaatttgggggCACATATAACAATATTGAAGTCCATCCACACCCCCTTTCATTCGTTCAAGGGGTTGAAAGCGATGGTCTTTGTCACGAGGATGGTTGGCGCAGTCTCCATTACGAGATGATCtttaagtgtttaacttgtgagTTTGCAATTTGCTACCGTTGTATGAAGTGTCTTTGTGAAGTCTTTTCTGTTTAA
- the LOC110869424 gene encoding uncharacterized protein LOC110869424 has translation MSHIRKGSSASSPDLRNINVTSGTPLSDISNVDTCSNIDKPEAVQRTKARRIYSNSKRFNTTSSQTQSTLNYSTHNNKENVTSTTSTVYNRSLCRPVSIRDVDKDEAANRRKARRIYLNSKRLNKNSTQTQSSLTSYTPNKENISPNTTFTLNRSSFSVLSSINVSSGSSKFNSGNIASSSGIPRNITSNSASVMIPSSSSTIPPNTVIASDEPSPLIRMSSGKRKLVRKRRNLTPIPIIDLTTDDDNEVADIIDQHLKGVSKDYLDHGDQIIVCRTCSAKLWKAEADRGEQKRNKPNYFLCCSYGKVLLPDFKQPPEILKDLYVGVSAKSKFFLKNIRRYNSMFSFTSMGGRIDKTINRGNAPYVFRLSGQNYHTIGSLLPDDGKEPKFSQLYIYDTDNEIFNRQNAVGGSNTSFTITESTFDVQIIEELTLMLDTNNALVKIYRQARNCLNENPYIDLKLCLIGKRSKDGRTYNLPEASEVAALVIGDLTQAVENRDIVVKTRSGRIERISELHPSYLSLQYPLLFPYGEDMYRVDILHRGLNPDTNSKRPMCTMREFFAYRLQDRVDKFSLIHNAKRLFQHFVVDAYTMIESERLFYIRRQQTHLRSETVQNIQNANFFITITCNPKWPEVQRFLKDTTIRPEDRPDILCRIFKIKLDAITKELKEGKLLGRVNSVVYTVEFQKRGLPHAHICVFMHSDSKILSVDQLDPIISAEIPDIAEDPELYKLVADYMIHGPCGPLNMNCPCMIDRKCSKKFPKKFVNETCLDKKGFPVYRRRDSGLSVVKSRVNVDNRYVVPYSKVLLKRYQAHINVEWCNQVGSIKYLFKYINKGPDRTTLRVVESGNQDEQEPVVDEIEKYYDCRYISACESVWRIFSYDIHYRYPAVIRLPFHLPGQQNVVYGADDDIDEVLNKPSVASTMFLSWMKCNEKLPEARNLTYVEFPSKYVFKLRTRSWDIRKRHPSIGRIHSVFPSAGEAYYLRILLNKVKGPKSFEDIRTVNGTLYPTFRDACYALGLLDDDNEYIEAIKEANLYGSATYLRTLFGTMLMSGSLSRPDFVWEKTWTYLSDDILYRQEKHLNVDGLNYSDEEIKNLALLEIEKFLLRNNSSLRNYSNMPYPDDESISSSNNRLINEELSYFQNTMEDELNNMLLLLTDEQRNVFDQIMESVRTNKGGVFFVYGYGGTGKTFLWKTLSAAIRSKSEIVLNVTSSGIASLLLSGGRTAHSRFSIPLNLNEDSLCRMKPGSELACLLKKTQLIIWDEAPMIHKHAFEALDRTLKDILMPDCSNSEALPFGGKVIVFGGDFRQILPVVPNGSRQDIVNASLSSSYIWNKCKLLRLTKNMRLTVGMNHGDIDKTKEFAKWLLDIGEGKLGGRNDGEALIDIPQELLITESTNPIGNLINFVYPSILESFNDPNYFQERAILAPKNDVVHEINDTLLAMFPGDHKEYLSSDSICQSENKNGLCNGTRLQVVKLGDRIIEAKVISGNNIGTRTFIPRINLSPSDKRIPFKLQRRQFPIAVCFAMTINKSQGQSLSKVGLFLKQPVFTHGQLYVAVSRVKSMDGLRMLILDVEGNVTNKTTNVVYKEIFSNL, from the exons ATGTCTCACATTCGTAAAGGTTCATCCGCATCAAGTCCCGATTTACGTAACATAAATGTTACTTCAGGAACTCCTTTGTCTGATATATCTAACG TTGATACATGCAGCAACATTGACAAACCTGAAGCTGTCCAAAGAACAAAAGCTAGAAGAATATATTCCAACAGTAAAAGATTCAATACAACCTCATCGCAGACTCAATCCACACTAAATTATTCAACTCATAATAATAAAGAAAATGTAACTTCAACCACATCTACCGTGTATAACAGATCATTATGTAGGCCTG TTTCTATACGTGATGTAGACAAGGATGAGGCTGCAAACAGAAGGAAGGCTAGACGTATATACTTGAATAGCAAAAGATTGAATAAAAATTCAACACAGACTCAATCGTCACTAACTTCTTATACGCCAAATAAAGAGAATATTAGTCCGAACACTACTTTTACGTTGAATAGATCATCTTTTAGCGTCCTCTCAAGTATCAATGTCTCTTCCGGTTCATCTAAATTCAATTCAG GAAACATTGCATCTTCCAGTGGTATTCCAAGAAACATTACAAGCAACTCAGCATCAGTCATGATACCTTCTTCATCGTCTACAATTCCACCAAATACTGTTATAGCATCAGACGAACCTTCACCATTGATAAGAATGTCATCAGGAAAGCGGAAATTAGTAAGAAAACGACGAAACTTAACACCTATACCTATTATTGATTTGACAACAGATGATGATAATGAGGTTGCTGATATCATTGATCAACATTTAAAAGGTGTTTCAAAAG ACTACTTGGATCATGGTGACCAGATTATCGTGTGTCGAACGTGTAGCGCAAAGCTATGGAAAGCAGAGGCGGATAGGGGAGAACAAAAGCGAAATAAACCTAACTATTTCCTTTGCTGTTCATACGGCAAAGTTTTGTTACCTGATTTTAAGCAGCCTCCTGAAATTTTGAAAGATCTATATGTTGGCGTCAGTGCGAAGAGCAAATTCTTTTTAAAAAACATTCGTCGTTATAATTCTATGTTCTCATTTACATCTATGGGAGGAAGGATTGACAAAACTATCAACCGTGGAAATGCACCTTATGTCTTTCGATTAAGTGGTCAAAATTATCATACTATTGGGAGTCTATTACCTGATGATGGAAAGGAGCCAAAATTCAGCCAGTTGTATATATACGACACAGATAATGAAATATTTAATCGACAAAATGCAGttgg GGGCTCAAACACTTCTTTTACAATAACTGAGTCAACTTTTGATGTTCAGATCATTGAGGAACTTACACTTATGTTAGACACTAACAACGCTTTGGTTAAAATTTATCGACAAGCTAGAAATTGTTTAAACGAAAACCCTTACATCGACTTGAAGCTTTGTCTAATTGGTAAAAGATCCAAAGATGGTAGGACATATAACCTTCCTGAAGCTTCTGAAGTTGCTGCATTAGTTATTGGAGATCTGACTCAAGCTGTTGAGAATCGTGATATAGTAGTGAAAACAAGATCTGGTCGGATTGAGCGCATAAGTGAATTACATCCTTCTTATCTTTCTCTACAATACCCTCTTTTATTTCCATACGGAGAAGATATGTACAGGGTTGACATTCTTCATAGAGGTCTCAATCCAGACACGAACAGCAAACGTCCAATGTGTACTATGCGTGAGTTCTTTGCTTATAGACTACAAGATCGTGTCGATAAGTTTTCTTTGATTCATAATGCAAAAAGACTTTTCCAACACTTTGTTGTTGATGCTTACACTATGATTGAGAGTGAAAGGTTGTTTTACATACGGCGACAACAAACTCATTTGAGGTCAGAAACTGTTCAGAATATTCAGAATGCAA ATTTTTTCATCACTATTACGTGTAATCCAAAATGGCCGGAGGTGCAAAGGTTTTTAAAAGATACAACGATAAGGCCTGAAGATAGACCAGACATTTTGTGTCGAATTTTCAAGATAAAACTAGATGCCATaacaaaagaattgaaagaaggcAAGTTGCTCGGTAGAGTTAATTCTG TTGTCTATACTGTTGAGTTTCAAAAACGCGGACTTCCTCATGCACACATATGTGTATTCATGCATTCTGACAGCAAGATTCTATCTGTTGACCAACTAGATCCAATCATTTCTGCCGAAATTCCAGACATAGCCGAGGATCCAGAGTTATATAAACTTGTGGCAGACTACATGATTCATGGTCCGTGTGGTCCTCTCAATATGAATTGTCCTTGCATGATCGATCGTAAGTGTTCCAAGAAGTTTCCTAAGAAATTTGTTAACGAAACATGTTTGGATAAAAAAGGATTTCCAGTTTATCGTCGAAGGGATTCTGGCCTATCTGTTGTTAAATCACGTGTGAACGTAGACAATAGATATGTTGTTCCATATAGTaaagttttgttaaaaagataCCAGGCGCATATTAACGTTGAATGGTGCAATCAAGTTGGTTCTATCAAATATTTGTTCAAGTACATTAACAAAGGCCCAGATAGAACTACTCTTAGAGTTGTTGAAAGTGGAAATCAGGATGAGCAGGAACCTGTAGTCGATGAGATAGAAAAGTATTACGATTGCCGGTATATTTCTGCATGCGAATCTGTTTGGAGGATCTTTTCATATGATATTCATTATCGATATCCCGCAGTTATTCGATTGCCGTTCCATTTACCTGGTCAGCAAAACGTAGTATATGGCGCAGACGATGACATTGACGAGGTTCTTAACAAACCATCTGTTGCTTCTACTATGTTCTTATCTTGGATGAAGTGTAACGAAAAATTACCTGAGGCACGTAATCTTACTTATGTTGAGTTTCCATCAAAGTATGTTTTTAAATTAAGAACTCGCAGTTGGGATATAAGGAAACGACATCCTTCAATCGGTAGGATTCATTCGGTGTTTCCTTCAGCTGGTGAAGCATACTACCTCAGAATATTATTGAACAAAGTAAAGGGACCAAAATCTTTTGAAGATATTCGTACTGTAAATGGTACTTTGTATCCAACTTTCAGGGACGCATGCTATGCGCTAGGGCTTTTGGACGATGATAACGAGTACATTGAAGCTATCAAAGAAGCTAATTTGTATGGAAGTGCTACTTATCTACGGACGTTATTTGGAACAATGCTGATGTCTGGTAGTTTGTCTAGACCTGATTTTGTATGGGAGAAAACATGGACGTATTTATCGGATGACATTTTATATAGACAAGAAAAACATTTGAATGTTGATG GTTTAAATTATTCTGACGAAGAAATAAAGAATTTGGCGTTGTTAGAGATTGAGAAGTTCTTACTTCGTAATAATTCATCTCTGAGGAACTATTCAAATATGCCTTATCCTGATGATGAGTCTATTTCTTCGTCTAACAATCGATTGATCAACGAGGAGTTATCTTACTTCCAAAATACCATGGAAGATGAGTTGAATAATATGTTACTACTTTTAACAGATGAGCAACGTAATGTTTTTGATCAGATTATGGAATCTGTTAGAACAAACAAAGGTGGTGTCTTTTTTGTTTACGGATATGGTGGCACCGGTAAGACCTTTCTTTGGAAGACATTGTCGGCAGCAATTCGAAGTAAGTCTGAAATTGTTTTAAATGTTACTTCAAGCGGTATAGCTTCTTTGCTACTTTCTGGAGGTCGAACAGCCCATTCTCGATTTTCCATCCCTCTGAATCTAAATGAGGATTCTCTTTGCCGCATGAAGCCTGGATCTGAACTTGCGTGTCTTTTAAAAAAAACACAACTTATTATATGGGATGAGGCTCCTATGATTCATAAACATGCCTTTGAAGCATTGGATAGAACCTTAAAAGATATATTGATGCCTGATTGTTCAAATAGCGAAGCTTTACCATTTGGAGGAAAGGTAATTGTATTTGGTGGTGACTTTAGACAGATTCTTCCTGTTGTTCCTAATGGCTCTAGACAGGATATCGTGAATGCTTCCCTGAGTTCGTCATATATATGGAATAAATGCAAGTTACTAAGGCTAACAAAAAACATGAGGCTTACTGTTGGCATGAATCATGGTGATATTGACAAGACAAAAGAGTTTGCTAAATGGCTTTTGGATATTGGCGAGGGAAAACTTGGTGGTCGCAACGACGGAGAAGCTCTTATTGATATACCTCAAGAACTGTTGATTACTGAGTCCACTAACCCTATTGGTAATCTGATCAACTTTGTGTATCCGTCGATACTTGAATCGTTCAATGATCCAAATTATTTTCAGGAAAGAGCCATACTTGCTCCTAAGAACGACGTTGTTCACGAGATAAATGATACCTTATTAGCAATGTTTCCTGGTGATCATAAAGAGTATCTAAGTTCAGATTCCATCTGCCAATCTGAGAAT AAAAACGGTCTGTGCAATGGTACAAGATTACAAGTCGTAAAACTTGGTGATCGGATTATTGAAGCCAAAGTGATTTCTGGTAATAATATTGGTACTAGAACTTTTATACCAAGGATCAATCTTTCCCCCTCTGACAAACGAATACCTTTCAAGCTTCAAAGAAGGCAATTCCCGATAGCTGTGTGTTTTGCAATGACGATAAATAAAAGTCAGGGACAGTCGTTATCTAAGGTTGGTTTGTTTCTAAAGCAGCCTGTTTTCACTCACGGACAACTATATGTTGCAGTTTCAAGAGTCAAAAGCATGGATGGTTTAAGGATGTTAATATTAGATGTTGAGGGAAACGTTACTAATAAGACTACAAATGTTGTATACAAAGAGATATtctcaaatttatag